AAGCTGTCTCCGGGAATGACCAAGGAACAGGTTGTGGAAGTAGTGGGAGGCGAGTGGAGAGAGCGGAAGAGTGGTCGATGGTGGTTCTTCGAGGGGCCGACAATCCCGGCCCAGATCGTCCTGAGCGGAGAGAATGGCGTGGTATCCGTGATTGATCCGTGGCCTTTCATTTGACCCACACCCTTCACTCCCGTTGCTTCGCCGCATTCGGCGCTTCCTCCGCCAACGCCTCGCGTAAATTCTCCAGCATCACCTCCAGGTTGATCTCGCCGATCTCCTCTCCAGCTTCGACTCGCTTGATGAGCATGTCGCCGGGAAAGAGAAACAGCTCCAGGACCTGATACTGCAGCGCATAGTCACTGCCCTGATCGTCGCAATAGATAACCCAGCGCATCGCCAGCTCGCGGGCGAGGACGTGACCGAAGACGATCCCGAAGGAAGTCAGCTCCGTCTCCAAATCCGACGTGTAAGGCCCTTCACTTAGCATCGTGTGCAGCGTCGGAATATCCTCCCGCGTCCCCTTGAGCCGGACTTTGGTTTTGAACTCCTTCTCAAGAATCTCATTCACCCAAGTGGTCGCACCTTGAAGGGTCGCTTGCTCTTCGGCGTTCGGGAGGCGTGTGGCGATCTTGGACATGACGACGAAATCGTTGATCTTTCCCAGCGGAGACGCAACCTCACGACGATGGCTGAACGGATAATCCGCCAAGGAGATATCGTGGACACGGTGGCAGACGCCATCGTCTTTTCAACGAATGAGCATCTCTTCCTCTCCGGCGGGGCGGGAGCGAGCTTGTTAGGCAAGCACGGCAAGCCCTTGCAGGAGGCGATGCAACGGGTCATGGCGAGGCGTGGGCTAAAGGTCGCCTCGCGGGGCAGCGTCTTCGAGATCGAGCCCGAGGAATCCTGGGGCCGGATGTTTGCCGTCGTCGCCGCAAATGGCTTCTACGAGACCACCCGCGAAGACACGGAAGCCGCGCTTCACGAGGTGCTCCACCGCTGCTCGGAGACCGACGGAGTGAAAACCGTGGCCATCACCGCCCTTGGCACCGGCTACGGGAACATGGAGATCGAGGACTTCGTCGCCCTCTTCTGCGCGATCGAAATTCCGGCACCTCTGGAGTCGCTCGAACTCGTGATTCACAGCGAGATCCTCTTCCGCGAGGCATGTGAGATGAATGAGCAACTCGGCATGCCGGCTGATGTCAGGCACTGAGAATCGTCATCGATCTATAATTGAAATCCTGTAGCCTCCTCCCATGAAGACGGTGACCGCCACGTCCGCTTGATCGGATCTCTACCGGCTCATCGACGCGACGTTGTCGGACCATGAGCCGATCCTAATTACCGGCACGCGAGGCGACGCGGTCCTCCTTGCCGAAGACCATTGGCGGGCGATTCAGGAGACTCTTCACCTCGCCGGCATTTCAGGCATGACGGAGGCGATTCGTAAGGGAATGAAGGAGCCCCTCACGAAGTGCAGTCGCGAGATCGATCTGTGACCCACAATCTTTTCCCGGCTGTGGAAGCACTCCGACTGAGGCCCCAGACGAGAAAGCTCTTCGATGCAAGTGAACCGCAAATTGGAAGGACGGCTTACAAAAGCGCGGCACGCGGCGCAGGAGCCATCAGTGCAACGCTTCCAATTATCGAGGGCGATCCTCCGATGAAGCCATGTCCCGCCGCTGGGCTTCCCCTGTTTCGGCCAGCCAGAGCAAAATGGCGCGGCGCTCGAAGTCATCGAGACCGGCCACCTGACCGTCCAATTCGGCCTTGTTCTCGAATAGAAGCTTCTTCGTGGCCGGTTCAGAAGGGACGAATACCCGCGTTATCGTGCCTCCATCAGCATCCCTCTGAAACGAAATATCATAGTAGGGAGTGTCGTCCGCGGGAGCCCCATCGCTTTTCGAATCCTGAAGCTTCTTCGCAATGGTACCGGCGAACTCACGTGCCAGTTCAGGTTGCTTGATCGACTTTTGAATTCGAACCTCGGGAATCGAGCCCTGCTTGGCTTGGGCCAGAAGCACGGTTGCCTTTTTATAGTCGAAGGTGAGTTCAAAACCCCGCTCCCATCCGCCATGGTAGGTGATCCTGAGTTCATCCGCCACCACGGGCCATATCATCAGGATCAGGAAAATGCCGAGCTGGTTCATCACCGGATTGGTTCCTCGATAGGCTTCATGACAAGATCTGGCACTTACATGCCCGAAAGTTTGGAGTCAACGCGCTGTTCCTCGAAGCGCAAGTTTCACCCTCAATCACGACCGTTTGCCAACCGATGGTGATCTCGTCATGATCCCCCGCATCGGCGACTCAATCCACATCACCGGCATGGGCTTGGCGGGCTGTTGCCTCGCCTGGCAGCGACATTTCCGCGGCGAGGCGTTCACGTGGGAGGACGATGACCGGCCCGGGGCTGCGTCGAAGGTGGCGGCGGGATTGATCAATCCGGTCACGG
This genomic interval from Luteolibacter arcticus contains the following:
- a CDS encoding DUF3806 domain-containing protein; translated protein: MSKIATRLPNAEEQATLQGATTWVNEILEKEFKTKVRLKGTREDIPTLHTMLSEGPYTSDLETELTSFGIVFGHVLARELAMRWVIYCDDQGSDYALQYQVLELFLFPGDMLIKRVEAGEEIGEINLEVMLENLREALAEEAPNAAKQRE